AGATTTTTACCCGATAAAGCGATCGATTTGGTGGATGAGGCGGCAGCGAAACTGAAAATGGAGATTACTTCTAAACCAGTGGAACTCGAAGCGATCGATCGCCGTTTGATGCAGTTACAAATGGAGAAGCTGTCCCTGGAAGGTGAAGAAAATGAACGGACTGGCGCGATCGCAGTTTATAGTTCGGCTAAAGACCGTTTAGAACGCATTGAAGCGGAAATTACTCAGTTACAAGGAAAACAGCAGCAACTTTCTTCTCAATGGCAAGGTGAAAAGCAATTGCTCGATGAGATTAATTCTCTCAAGGAAGAAGAAGAACAATTGCGCTTGCAGGTAGAACAAGCTGAACGGGCTTACGATTTGAATAAAGCGGCGCAGTTAAAGTATGGGAAACTGGAGAGTATTCAGCGATCGCTCGAAGCTAAGGAAACGAAACTCCTCGAAATTCAATCTCAAGGACGGGCTTTACTCCGCGAACAAGTCACTGAAGACGACATTGCCGAAATTGTCGCCCGTTGGACTGGTATCCCCGTCAACAGTTTATTAGAATCCGAACGTCAGAAACTCCTCAAACTCGAAGGACACCTCCATCAACGAGTAATCGGACAAGAAGAAGCTGTATCCGCCGTTGCTGCGGCGATTCGTCGCGCCCGCGCGGGGATGAAAGACCCCAGCCGCCCCATCGGTTCGTTCCTCTTTATGGGACCCACAGGCGTAGGCAAAACTGAATTAGCCAGGGCTTTAGCGCAATTTCTCTTTGACACCGAAGACGCGATCGTTCGCATCGATATGTCGGAATATATGGAAAAACACGCCGTCTCGCGCTTAGTTGGCGCACCTCCAGGATACGTCGGCTACCAAGAAGGAGGACAACTCAGCGAAGCAGTCCGCCGCCGTCCCTACTCAGTGGTACTCTTGGACGAAGTGGAAAAAGCTCACCAAGACGTTTTTAACATTTTATTGCAGGTACTTGACGACGGACGAATCACCGACTCCCAAGGACGAGTTGTAGACTTCCGCAATACCATTATCGTCATGACCAGCAACATCGGCAGCGACCATATTTTGAATGTCGCTAAAGACGACTCCGACTATGAGAAAATGCACAAGCAGGTGACAGAAGACTTAAGAAAACATTTTCGCCCCGAATTTCTCACCCGCGTTGACGATTTGATTATTTTCCACACCCTCCGTCGCGAAGAATTACGCGCGATCGTCAGAATTCAACTCAAACGCATCGAAAAATTACTTTCCGAACAAAAAATTAACTTAGAAATTACCGAAGCCGCCCAAGATTATATCGTAGAAGCAGGCTACGATCCCGTATACGGAGCCAGACCTTTGAAAAGGGCAATTCAACGGACATTAGAAAATCCCATTGCTACGAAAATATTAGAAAATACTTATGTGGAGGGCGATACAGTTTTGATAGACTGTGAAAAGAACAGCCTAACTTTTAGTAAGAAAGGTGAAATCAAAGTGGTTACGCCAGAAATAGTTTCTCCTTAAATTAAAGTCAAAATCAACCCGGGCAATGTTAACAAAAAAAAATAAAATATTGAAACTCGCTGGTGATTTTTTTAGTATCTTCTTGACTAGAGAGCAACGACCGATTTTAGTAGTAGGTTTGCCGAGAACAGGTACAACTTGGATAGCATCAGTGTTAAATACTGCTGCTGGGATCGAGTATT
This genomic interval from Oscillatoria salina IIICB1 contains the following:
- the clpB gene encoding ATP-dependent chaperone ClpB, coding for MQPTDPSKFTEQAWDAIVKSQEVARLYKNQYLEVEHIVLTLLAEEGLAVRILNKANIDLARFQQQLEIFAGRQAKVPNAEQLYLGRGLDVMLDRAETARGSWQDKYISVEHLLLAFAEDDRLGRQLLKKFNLDPQDLETVIKSVRGSQKVTEQNQEERYEALEKYGRDLTELARSGKLDPVIGRDEEIRRVIQVLSRRSKNNPVLIGEPGVGKTAIAEGLAQRIVNGDVPESLKNRQLISLDMGSLIAGAKYRGEFEDRLRSVLREVTVSEGQIVLFIDELHTVVGTGSTQGSMDAGNLLKPMLARGELRCIGATTLDEYRNHIEKDAALERRFQQVLVKQPGVEDTISILRGLKERYEVHHGVKITDSALVAAATLSHRYISDRFLPDKAIDLVDEAAAKLKMEITSKPVELEAIDRRLMQLQMEKLSLEGEENERTGAIAVYSSAKDRLERIEAEITQLQGKQQQLSSQWQGEKQLLDEINSLKEEEEQLRLQVEQAERAYDLNKAAQLKYGKLESIQRSLEAKETKLLEIQSQGRALLREQVTEDDIAEIVARWTGIPVNSLLESERQKLLKLEGHLHQRVIGQEEAVSAVAAAIRRARAGMKDPSRPIGSFLFMGPTGVGKTELARALAQFLFDTEDAIVRIDMSEYMEKHAVSRLVGAPPGYVGYQEGGQLSEAVRRRPYSVVLLDEVEKAHQDVFNILLQVLDDGRITDSQGRVVDFRNTIIVMTSNIGSDHILNVAKDDSDYEKMHKQVTEDLRKHFRPEFLTRVDDLIIFHTLRREELRAIVRIQLKRIEKLLSEQKINLEITEAAQDYIVEAGYDPVYGARPLKRAIQRTLENPIATKILENTYVEGDTVLIDCEKNSLTFSKKGEIKVVTPEIVSP